The following proteins come from a genomic window of Winogradskyella sp. PC-19:
- a CDS encoding multidrug transporter produces MKRNLLSCLAIAGLLLSSCTTDDTADIVINDNSVTNNNGGGSNPTDPQTIFLSGTFTEDLTLDANNTYKLNGSLIMSAGTTLTIPAGITIEALAAGSDVYIAISKGAKINANGTADNPIVLTSDASAPQAGDWGGLILLGDAPINSVTGTATATSEIAGLPYGGTNAADDSGIIRYMRVQYSGGSADGQSENNGISFYGVGNTTIVQYIQVFEGKDDGVEFFGGTVNVDFVSVVNSQDDSIDWTEGYSGIITNAHVQHGAEHDKGIEADGYNTDIGNNSSPIFWSKPTVTNLTIIGNGSGTGNEAIRLRAGTQGIFTNVLLEGFAEGFDLDGDAGAMSDNPTGTGVLNGDLSVTDVTFTDVTLQVKNDTGETFADSDFISGIGNATGTDFATWGATWTVGN; encoded by the coding sequence ATGAAACGTAATCTATTATCTTGTTTAGCAATTGCAGGTCTTTTGTTAAGCTCATGTACTACAGACGACACTGCCGATATCGTAATTAACGACAATAGTGTAACAAACAACAATGGTGGTGGTTCTAATCCAACTGACCCACAAACAATTTTCCTATCAGGGACATTTACTGAAGATTTAACTTTAGATGCAAATAATACTTACAAGCTTAATGGTTCTTTAATCATGAGTGCTGGGACAACACTAACAATACCTGCAGGTATAACTATTGAAGCTTTAGCTGCTGGTTCAGATGTTTACATTGCTATCTCAAAAGGTGCAAAAATAAATGCAAACGGAACAGCGGATAATCCTATCGTCTTGACTTCTGATGCTTCTGCACCACAAGCTGGTGATTGGGGTGGACTTATTTTATTAGGTGATGCACCAATTAATTCTGTAACAGGAACTGCAACTGCAACTTCAGAAATCGCTGGCTTACCATATGGTGGAACTAATGCTGCTGATGATTCAGGAATAATTAGATACATGAGAGTTCAGTATTCTGGTGGTTCAGCTGATGGACAGTCAGAAAATAACGGTATATCTTTTTATGGTGTTGGTAACACAACTATTGTTCAATACATTCAAGTTTTTGAAGGAAAAGATGATGGTGTAGAATTCTTTGGAGGAACAGTAAATGTAGATTTCGTTTCTGTAGTTAACTCACAAGATGATTCTATCGACTGGACAGAAGGTTACTCAGGTATAATTACTAATGCTCACGTACAGCACGGTGCAGAGCATGATAAAGGTATTGAAGCAGATGGTTACAATACAGATATCGGAAATAACTCTAGTCCAATATTCTGGTCAAAACCAACTGTAACAAACTTAACAATAATTGGTAACGGTTCAGGTACAGGTAATGAAGCAATAAGACTTAGAGCTGGTACACAAGGGATCTTTACAAACGTTCTTTTAGAAGGTTTTGCAGAAGGCTTTGATTTAGATGGTGATGCTGGAGCAATGAGCGATAACCCAACAGGAACAGGGGTTTTAAATGGAGACTTAAGCGTTACTGATGTAACTTTTACAGATGTCACTTTACAAGTTAAAAATGATACTGGTGAAACTTTCGCAGATTCAGATTTCATATCTGGAATTGGAAATGCTACTGGTACAGATTTTGCAACTTGGGGTGCAACTTGGACCGTAGGAAACTAA
- a CDS encoding CPBP family intramembrane glutamic endopeptidase: MQNCTKCNHTLNIEAKFCTQCGNVLAKSGIENRTESLNLVIVFYVVFLFFAVISHYIYEASESSLGLDIMIESIFAILVVGFSILDFKGILKLYKLPIISKEIIAISLLAPVFSAIFVSLSVGYINELLFDSSGINYYSDYIYLENPLAWSILFVAILPPIFEELAFRGFLFNELSKVVSEKVTIIGTAFIFALVHFSFISLIWIFPFGLLLGYLRNKYKTLWYGIVIHFIHNLIVLLIDYYNYNSEFII, translated from the coding sequence ATGCAAAATTGTACAAAGTGTAATCATACTTTAAATATTGAAGCCAAATTTTGCACACAATGTGGAAATGTTTTAGCTAAATCAGGTATTGAAAATAGAACCGAGTCACTCAATTTAGTTATTGTTTTCTATGTTGTTTTTCTGTTTTTTGCTGTAATATCACATTACATATATGAAGCTTCTGAGTCTAGTCTTGGCTTAGATATTATGATAGAAAGTATATTTGCTATCCTTGTAGTAGGCTTTTCTATTTTAGACTTTAAAGGAATTTTGAAGCTGTATAAACTTCCTATTATTAGTAAAGAGATTATAGCTATTTCGTTATTAGCACCTGTGTTTTCAGCAATATTTGTCTCTCTTTCTGTAGGATATATTAATGAGCTGTTATTTGACTCATCTGGCATCAATTATTACAGTGATTATATATATCTAGAAAACCCATTAGCTTGGTCTATTCTGTTTGTAGCAATTTTACCTCCAATATTTGAGGAGTTAGCTTTTAGAGGTTTTTTATTTAACGAATTGAGTAAAGTTGTTAGTGAAAAAGTAACGATAATCGGTACAGCATTTATATTTGCTTTAGTACACTTTTCATTTATTTCACTAATATGGATTTTCCCATTTGGGTTGCTACTAGGTTATTTAAGAAATAAATATAAAACACTATGGTATGGAATAGTTATCCATTTCATACATAATTTAATAGTATTACTTATAGACTACTACAACTATAATTCTGAATTTATTATTTGA
- a CDS encoding inorganic phosphate transporter: MDNLYIYMLAALAFLAIADLVVGVSNDAVNFLNSAIGSKAVSFKTIMIVASIGVAVGAMTSSGMMEVARKGIFNPGEFMFDEIMIIFMAVMITDILLLDFFNTLGLPTSTTVSIVFELLGASVAVALIKIYSSDSGQTITDLTNYINNSKAIEIILGILLSVVVAFTIGALVQYVSRILLSFKFEEKPIFYSAIFSGVAVTSIMYFIIVKGLKNATFMPPSVKEFLNTNPVGFVIISFLVFTILSYLAVKLFNAKIYAIIIVVGTFALAVAFAGNDLVNFIGVPIAAYNSYEVWSISGVNPSDLAMVSLSEPVQTQPYLLLIAGLIMVLTLWFSSKAKAVVKTSVDLARQDEGKERFKPNFLSRNIVRLTIGLSNSVNSLLPASYRQWTDKQFIKPVAKVSPQEAPAFDLVRAAVNLMVASVLISIATGMKLPLSTTYVTFMVTMGTSLADRAWGSESAVYRVAGVLNVIGGWFFTAFSAFVAASIMAVILYYGKGYALTALIVLAVVLLTKNYISHRKNNKVQKEEDQLQKSESSSTQGVIHESAATIGKVVKRGNKIYTSAINGLATQNLAVLKKNKKQIQKLSDEIDELRDNIFYFIKNLEEPSLSASAFYINILGYLQDITQSLEYISKVSHKHINNNHKKLKFSQIKELKDLDEQLEQLFIATESAFESRSFAEIGAILNNKASMFNLVKDKIQKQVERTRNEESSPKNTTLYFGLLLETKDLLTGIMNLLEEYFNSHDSSVEPATIPPSEA, encoded by the coding sequence ATGGACAACCTATACATATACATGCTAGCAGCACTAGCATTTTTAGCCATTGCAGATTTAGTCGTTGGTGTTAGTAATGATGCTGTAAACTTCTTGAATTCAGCTATTGGATCTAAAGCCGTTTCCTTTAAAACTATTATGATTGTTGCTAGTATTGGTGTTGCCGTAGGTGCAATGACATCTAGTGGTATGATGGAAGTAGCAAGGAAAGGTATTTTTAATCCAGGAGAATTCATGTTCGATGAAATCATGATTATTTTTATGGCAGTCATGATTACGGATATTCTGCTTCTGGACTTTTTTAACACACTCGGACTACCAACTTCTACAACAGTTTCTATAGTTTTTGAACTACTTGGTGCATCTGTTGCAGTTGCTCTCATAAAAATATACAGCTCAGATAGTGGTCAGACAATTACCGATTTGACAAACTATATAAACAACTCAAAAGCTATTGAAATTATTCTTGGGATATTGCTGTCTGTTGTCGTTGCATTTACAATAGGAGCTCTTGTGCAATATGTATCAAGGATTTTATTATCCTTTAAGTTTGAAGAAAAACCAATTTTTTATAGTGCTATTTTTAGTGGTGTTGCTGTGACTTCAATCATGTATTTTATAATCGTAAAAGGGTTGAAAAACGCAACCTTTATGCCGCCATCAGTTAAAGAATTTCTGAATACTAATCCTGTCGGATTTGTAATTATAAGCTTTTTGGTGTTTACTATTCTATCCTATTTAGCAGTGAAATTATTCAATGCAAAAATTTATGCTATAATTATTGTCGTCGGAACATTTGCTTTGGCAGTAGCCTTTGCCGGTAATGACCTTGTCAATTTTATTGGTGTGCCAATTGCAGCATATAACTCATATGAAGTTTGGTCTATTAGTGGTGTAAACCCTTCAGATTTGGCCATGGTTTCTTTGAGCGAACCTGTACAGACACAACCTTATCTTTTATTGATAGCTGGTTTGATAATGGTACTAACACTTTGGTTTTCGAGTAAAGCTAAAGCAGTCGTTAAAACCTCTGTTGATTTGGCCAGACAAGATGAAGGAAAAGAACGTTTTAAACCTAATTTCCTTTCACGAAATATTGTTAGATTAACCATAGGCTTATCAAATAGTGTAAACTCCCTTTTACCAGCATCGTATAGACAATGGACAGACAAACAATTTATAAAGCCTGTAGCAAAAGTGAGCCCACAAGAAGCGCCAGCTTTTGATTTGGTCAGAGCAGCAGTAAATCTAATGGTTGCCAGTGTCTTGATTTCTATAGCTACTGGGATGAAACTACCACTATCTACAACCTACGTAACCTTCATGGTAACTATGGGTACATCACTAGCAGATCGTGCTTGGGGAAGCGAAAGTGCTGTATATCGTGTTGCTGGTGTACTAAATGTTATTGGCGGTTGGTTTTTTACTGCTTTTAGTGCATTTGTAGCTGCATCAATTATGGCAGTCATCTTGTATTATGGTAAAGGCTATGCACTAACTGCTTTAATTGTTTTAGCGGTAGTATTACTTACCAAAAATTATATTTCACACAGAAAAAACAATAAAGTTCAAAAAGAAGAGGATCAACTTCAAAAATCTGAAAGTAGCTCAACACAAGGTGTAATTCATGAGAGTGCTGCAACCATAGGAAAAGTTGTAAAACGTGGAAACAAGATTTACACATCAGCTATAAATGGTTTAGCGACTCAGAATTTGGCTGTTCTTAAAAAGAATAAAAAACAAATTCAAAAACTTTCTGACGAGATAGATGAACTGAGAGATAATATTTTTTACTTCATTAAAAACCTTGAAGAACCTAGTTTATCTGCCAGTGCATTCTATATCAATATTTTAGGTTATTTACAAGATATAACACAATCTTTAGAATACATTTCGAAGGTTAGTCACAAGCACATAAACAACAATCATAAGAAGCTTAAATTTAGTCAGATTAAAGAACTTAAAGATTTAGATGAGCAATTAGAACAATTATTCATCGCCACAGAAAGTGCCTTCGAATCACGTTCCTTTGCAGAAATTGGGGCCATTTTAAATAATAAAGCGTCTATGTTTAATTTGGTTAAAGACAAAATTCAGAAACAGGTTGAGAGAACTAGAAACGAAGAATCAAGTCCAAAGAACACTACACTTTACTTCGGCCTGTTACTTGAAACTAAAGACTTACTAACAGGAATAATGAATCTTTTAGAAGAATACTTTAACTCTCACGATAGTTCTGTGGAACCTGCAACAATTCCACCAAGCGAAGCGTAA
- a CDS encoding ribonucleotide-diphosphate reductase subunit beta, with the protein MSKIDFVVKRDFSTKKFELDKITNAILKAMTAVNHGTENDAQNVALSVYEALQVRTIKDADYIPTIEEIQDNVETTLMATGFLKAAKAYILYRNQQAEKRKTDIFEKRVSLKPYEYPQLYEYVPAIRHSYWIHTEFNFTSDIQDFKSRLTDTERSAIKNTMLAISQIEVAVKSFWGDLYHRMPKPEIGSVGSTFAESEVRHADAYSHLLEILGLNKEFKALKKKPVIMKRVQYLETALKNSKSDDNKEYAEAILLFSLFIEHVSLFSQFLIIMAFNKHKNMLKGVSNVVEATSKEEQIHGDFGIDLIKILRDEHPEWFTAEYHTTIQDMCNQAFEAESELVDWIFEDGELDFLPKAVVIEFLKNRFNKSLESIGIDTVFQVNETLLNQTEWFDDEIIGTKHGDFFVKRSINYSKKAQSFTGDDLF; encoded by the coding sequence ATGTCAAAAATTGATTTCGTAGTCAAAAGAGATTTCTCGACCAAAAAATTTGAATTAGATAAAATTACTAACGCAATTTTAAAAGCAATGACCGCTGTGAATCATGGTACAGAAAATGACGCACAAAACGTTGCTTTAAGTGTCTACGAAGCTTTACAAGTACGTACTATAAAGGATGCGGATTACATTCCTACAATCGAAGAAATTCAAGATAATGTAGAGACAACCCTGATGGCTACTGGTTTTTTAAAGGCTGCAAAGGCATATATCCTTTACCGTAACCAACAAGCGGAAAAAAGAAAAACTGACATTTTTGAAAAACGTGTAAGTTTAAAACCTTACGAATACCCACAATTGTACGAGTATGTTCCTGCAATTCGCCACTCATATTGGATACATACGGAATTTAATTTTACAAGCGACATACAGGATTTTAAATCAAGATTAACAGATACAGAACGTAGTGCTATCAAAAATACAATGCTTGCTATTTCTCAAATTGAAGTTGCAGTAAAAAGCTTTTGGGGCGATTTATACCATAGAATGCCAAAGCCAGAAATTGGTTCAGTAGGTTCTACATTCGCAGAAAGTGAAGTGCGTCACGCAGATGCATATTCACACCTATTAGAAATCCTAGGATTGAATAAAGAGTTTAAAGCCTTAAAGAAAAAGCCTGTAATCATGAAAAGGGTTCAGTATTTAGAAACAGCTTTAAAAAATTCAAAAAGTGATGATAATAAAGAATATGCTGAAGCAATTTTATTATTCTCATTATTCATTGAGCACGTATCGTTATTCTCTCAGTTTTTAATCATCATGGCTTTTAACAAGCACAAAAACATGTTGAAGGGAGTTTCTAACGTTGTTGAAGCGACTTCTAAAGAAGAGCAAATTCACGGTGATTTTGGGATTGATTTAATTAAGATTTTAAGAGACGAACACCCAGAATGGTTTACGGCTGAGTACCACACGACCATACAAGATATGTGTAATCAAGCTTTTGAAGCAGAAAGCGAATTGGTTGACTGGATTTTTGAAGATGGCGAATTAGACTTTTTACCAAAAGCAGTTGTCATTGAATTCCTTAAAAACAGATTCAACAAATCATTAGAAAGTATCGGAATTGATACTGTTTTCCAAGTTAACGAAACACTATTAAACCAAACAGAATGGTTTGATGACGAGATTATTGGAACAAAACACGGCGATTTCTTCGTAAAACGCTCTATTAACTACAGTAAAAAAGCACAAAGCTTTACTGGCGACGACTTATTTTAA
- a CDS encoding DUF6503 family protein produces the protein MKLRYSLFLFIGMAFTINSQNISGSELLEKAINYHDPSDNWPSFSGNFKVTMTTPNQSPRVSDINISLPTEFFSVTANRDGNTQTYTVDKSNCSLFYNTTKLDEATAKEKKMTCERANMYKNYYTYLYGLPMKLKDKGTNINAKVERKTFKGKDYLVLKATYDKAVGSDVWYFYFDPETYAMEVYQFYKTDDKGNVKPDSGEYILLTDEETVNGIKMPKVRAWYYNKDDKYLGTDSLGN, from the coding sequence ATGAAATTACGCTATTCTCTTTTCTTATTTATTGGTATGGCCTTTACTATAAACTCTCAAAACATTAGTGGTTCTGAACTCCTTGAAAAAGCCATTAATTATCATGACCCAAGTGATAATTGGCCAAGTTTTAGTGGTAACTTTAAAGTAACAATGACCACACCTAATCAGAGTCCAAGAGTTAGTGATATAAACATAAGCCTACCTACTGAGTTTTTTAGTGTCACTGCAAATAGAGATGGTAATACACAAACCTATACTGTAGACAAAAGTAACTGCTCTTTATTTTATAATACTACAAAATTAGATGAAGCCACAGCAAAAGAGAAAAAGATGACTTGCGAACGTGCAAACATGTATAAAAACTACTATACGTATTTATACGGATTGCCAATGAAGCTTAAAGACAAAGGCACTAATATTAATGCAAAAGTTGAGCGCAAAACATTTAAAGGAAAAGACTATTTGGTATTAAAAGCAACTTACGATAAAGCTGTCGGTAGTGATGTTTGGTATTTTTACTTTGACCCAGAGACTTATGCTATGGAAGTTTATCAGTTTTATAAAACGGATGATAAAGGCAATGTAAAACCAGATTCTGGTGAATACATACTACTTACAGATGAAGAAACCGTAAATGGCATTAAAATGCCTAAAGTACGCGCTTGGTACTATAATAAAGATGACAAGTATTTGGGGACTGATAGTTTGGGTAACTAA
- a CDS encoding ribonucleoside-diphosphate reductase subunit alpha → MHKKTIEQQQQATTITNPLKDARKEALKKYKTLPEGNFEWLNENSRKFLGAGYLIEGVTAEQRIREVADRAEQILGMPGFSDKFYNYMSHGFYSLASPVWSNFGKERGLPISCFGSHVDDDMGNILYTQSEVGMMSKLGGGTSGYFGKIRHRGAAVKNNGEASGAVHIMQLFEGMVDVVSQGSVRRGRFSPYLPVSHPDIKEFLEIGTEGNPIQGLTHGVTVDNPWMEEMIAGDQEKRSIWAKILQRRGEMGYPYIFFNDNADKGAADVYRDKNHPIYASNLCTEIMLPSNDEWSFVCVLSSVNLLHYDKWKDTDAVETMVYFLDAVITEFLEKLESYRDSDSREDRQTFLFMERAYNFAKENRALGMGVLGWHSLLQSKMHAFDSKEAFDLNSEIFRVVKEKSVSASEELAAKFGEPKVLKGYGRRNATLNAIAPTTSSAFILGQVSQGIEPIWSNIYVKDIAKLKTTIKNPFLQELLAEKGQDTTEVWRSIRDRDGSVQHLEFLTENEKAVFRTYPEIDQMDIIYQAANRQNHIDQGQSLNIIVHPDMPVKDINKIHVTAWKLGLKSLYYQHSMNAAQKFKQKKECASCEG, encoded by the coding sequence ATGCATAAAAAAACCATTGAACAACAGCAACAAGCAACAACAATTACAAACCCTCTAAAAGACGCTAGAAAAGAAGCTCTAAAAAAATATAAAACCTTACCAGAAGGTAATTTTGAATGGTTAAACGAAAACAGTCGTAAATTCTTAGGTGCTGGTTATTTAATTGAAGGTGTAACTGCAGAACAACGTATTAGAGAAGTTGCAGATCGTGCTGAACAAATCTTAGGAATGCCTGGTTTTTCGGACAAGTTTTATAACTACATGTCACATGGTTTTTATTCGTTAGCATCTCCAGTATGGTCAAACTTTGGTAAAGAGCGTGGTTTACCAATTAGCTGTTTTGGATCTCATGTAGATGATGATATGGGTAATATTTTATATACTCAATCTGAAGTTGGTATGATGTCCAAACTCGGTGGCGGAACATCAGGCTACTTTGGAAAAATACGTCATCGTGGTGCTGCTGTAAAAAACAATGGAGAAGCATCTGGTGCTGTACATATCATGCAATTGTTTGAAGGTATGGTAGATGTTGTAAGTCAAGGTTCTGTACGTCGTGGTCGTTTTTCGCCGTACTTACCGGTAAGTCATCCAGATATTAAAGAATTTTTAGAAATAGGCACAGAAGGAAACCCAATCCAAGGCTTAACTCATGGTGTAACCGTAGATAACCCTTGGATGGAAGAAATGATTGCTGGCGACCAAGAAAAACGAAGCATTTGGGCCAAAATTTTACAACGTCGTGGCGAAATGGGTTACCCATACATTTTCTTTAACGACAATGCTGATAAAGGTGCTGCTGATGTTTACCGAGATAAAAATCATCCAATTTACGCAAGTAACTTGTGTACAGAAATCATGTTACCATCTAACGATGAGTGGTCATTTGTATGTGTACTAAGTAGTGTGAATTTATTACACTATGATAAGTGGAAAGATACCGATGCTGTTGAAACAATGGTATATTTCTTAGATGCTGTAATTACAGAATTTTTAGAAAAATTAGAATCTTATAGAGATTCGGATAGTAGAGAAGATAGACAAACATTCTTATTTATGGAACGTGCGTATAACTTCGCAAAAGAAAATAGAGCACTTGGTATGGGTGTTTTAGGATGGCACTCGTTATTACAATCAAAAATGCATGCTTTTGACAGTAAAGAAGCATTTGATTTAAATAGTGAAATATTTAGAGTCGTTAAAGAGAAATCAGTTTCAGCTTCAGAAGAATTAGCTGCTAAATTTGGTGAGCCAAAAGTACTTAAAGGTTACGGCAGACGTAACGCCACTTTAAATGCTATTGCACCAACAACATCATCGGCATTTATTTTAGGTCAAGTATCTCAAGGTATTGAACCAATTTGGTCTAACATTTATGTAAAAGATATTGCGAAGTTAAAGACGACGATTAAAAACCCATTCTTACAAGAATTATTGGCTGAAAAAGGTCAGGATACAACTGAAGTTTGGCGTTCAATCAGAGACCGTGATGGTTCTGTACAACACTTAGAGTTTTTAACTGAAAACGAAAAAGCGGTATTTAGAACTTATCCTGAAATTGACCAAATGGATATCATTTACCAAGCGGCAAATAGACAAAATCATATCGACCAAGGACAATCTTTAAATATAATTGTACACCCAGATATGCCAGTTAAGGATATTAATAAAATCCACGTAACAGCATGGAAATTAGGTCTTAAATCATTGTACTACCAACACAGTATGAATGCTGCACAAAAATTCAAACAAAAGAAGGAATGTGCAAGTTGTGAAGGTTAA
- a CDS encoding nicotinic acid mononucleotide adenyltransferase: MKKIFIVALLFCVAFSYAQKDRTLTLNEETNLIEVTYFHDNGQVSQTGFYTKEGKLQGEWYSYCQEGNKIVSAKYDEGKKVGKWFYWENNNLKEVDYSNNAVASVSEWTNKTTVVANNK, encoded by the coding sequence ATGAAAAAGATATTTATAGTAGCCCTACTATTTTGTGTAGCATTCTCTTATGCACAAAAAGACAGAACCTTAACACTTAACGAAGAAACAAACCTTATAGAGGTTACTTATTTTCATGACAATGGACAAGTGAGTCAGACAGGTTTTTATACAAAAGAAGGAAAGCTCCAAGGTGAATGGTATAGCTATTGCCAAGAAGGAAATAAAATTGTTTCAGCTAAATATGACGAAGGAAAGAAAGTCGGTAAATGGTTTTACTGGGAAAACAATAATTTAAAGGAAGTTGACTATTCTAATAATGCTGTAGCAAGTGTAAGCGAATGGACAAACAAGACTACAGTAGTGGCAAACAACAAATAA
- a CDS encoding DUF2490 domain-containing protein, which translates to MSYTKLLVIFLCFLFFYEVRAQENFESLGETAFSVNHEVSDNYKTNFALRSRYFLYKDKNLDFENRQIDVVHFSTLNLNYNHSISLGVQYRNRASIDGGSNELRLTQQFNYTKRNEALRFGHRFRFEQRILSDLTILRSRYRFALDLPLNGVKLDIGETYLVLSMEALLSQGEIIKPELDYKTTGNIGWVISKKSKLQFGLEYRFEAFNIATEHRLFILSSFILKV; encoded by the coding sequence ATGTCTTATACTAAGTTACTTGTAATATTTCTGTGCTTTTTGTTTTTCTATGAAGTAAGAGCTCAGGAAAATTTTGAAAGTCTTGGAGAAACGGCTTTCTCTGTAAATCATGAGGTTTCTGATAATTATAAAACTAATTTTGCTTTACGTTCACGTTACTTTTTATATAAAGACAAAAATTTAGATTTTGAAAATAGGCAAATAGATGTTGTTCACTTTTCGACCTTAAATCTTAATTACAATCACAGCATTAGCTTAGGTGTTCAATATAGAAATAGAGCATCCATCGATGGTGGAAGTAACGAATTAAGACTTACGCAGCAGTTTAACTATACAAAAAGAAATGAAGCTTTGCGTTTTGGACATCGTTTTAGATTTGAACAACGAATCCTATCAGATTTAACCATACTACGCTCACGTTATCGATTTGCACTAGACTTACCACTTAATGGTGTTAAACTAGATATTGGTGAGACTTATTTAGTGTTATCTATGGAAGCTCTACTAAGTCAAGGCGAAATAATAAAACCCGAATTAGACTATAAAACAACAGGAAATATCGGTTGGGTAATTTCAAAAAAATCAAAGTTACAATTTGGATTAGAGTACCGTTTTGAAGCTTTTAATATAGCAACTGAACATCGACTTTTTATCCTAAGTTCTTTTATTTTAAAGGTCTAA